Sequence from the Spirochaetales bacterium genome:
CCATTAAATCACAGGAAATGGTCGAAGATGTCGAGGTGTCGATGCGTGATGCGCAATACCTGTACTCGGACAGTGACAACTACCATTTTATGGATACGGAGACCTATGAACAAAACACCATACCGGTGCCGAATATCGAGGAAAAAAAATATTTTCTCAAGGAGGGCGATTCATACCAGCTGGTATTGTGGGAAAATAATCCAATCGATGTCGTTATCCCTTATAAAATGGAGTTTGCCGTCATCGAGGCGCATGAAGGTCTCAGAGGAGATACCGTTTCCGGCGCCACAAAGGTGGTGACCCTGGAAACGGGGCTGAAAGTAAAAGTACCACTTTTTATCAAGCAGGATGATAAAATCATCATCAACACGGAAACGCAGGAGTATGTGGAGCGCGCGAAATAAATGCCGGACGTAAGCCGTCCGCGCCTCCGGAATCCGGGACGGAAGCGATTTCCTGTTTTTTCAGCCGTCCACTTGACAATTTTTTTCCCGATATAGTAATATGATCGGGAATGAGGGCGATTAGCTCAGCTGGGAGAGCGTCTGGTTTACACCCAGAAGGTCGTAGGTTCAAGCCCTGCATCGCCCATTATAACCTGTTATAAAACAGGTACTTGGAAGCCGGCTATTGACAGCCGGCTTTTTTTATGCCATAATAGTGGTCTTGGTATTCAATTTGTCATCAAAATGTCATCAAAATAGCGGGAAATCATGGCCGGAATCAAAAAAGAACCAAAACTTATAAAAAGAACCAATCGTGAAGGCTGGCATTTCTATTATTATGATAAAGCCGGTGTAAGGAAACTTGTTTCTACAGGTGAAACTGTCCGCCATAAAGCCGAGGCAATGAAAAGAGAATTCCTTGCCAGCCTGGAAAAAGAAAAAATATCGATTCGACTCCGGGATTATGCCGCCCATTTCTTCACTGCCGAATGCCCGCACCGGCGCCGGCTCCGCGATGAAGGAAAAAGCGTAACAGCCCGACATAACAAGAACCAACGGATATGGCTTGAGAACTATATCAAAAAAGATCCGATTTCGAATATCTTCCTGAATGATCTCACCAGGGCGGACGTCATTGATTTCCGGTCCAGGTTAAAGAACAAACTCGGGGAAAAGATGAATACCCTCAACAAAGTCATGGAGACATTGAAGGTCATTACGAACGAAGCCCTCATCAGAGAAGATATGGATCGGGACCCGTTCAAAGGGATAGGCCCGACAAAGTACGAGAAGATACAGGCCGGTATATTCACGATGGAAGAGTTGAACACTCTTTTCGTCAAGAATCCTCCCTGGCAGGATATTTTCGATTACACGGCTTTCCTGATCGCAGCCACCCTCGGCCGGAGAAGGGGAGAGATACTTGCCTTGAGGTGGCAACACGTGGACCTCGATGAAGATAAAAAAGGATGGATGGGGGTGATACATATTCATGAAGCATGGAAGGGTGGGGAAGAATACGGTGGAACGAAAACGGGGGTGAAACTCGACATTCCTCTTCCCCGGATCACGGCCGCGGCGATAGCAAAATTGAAAGAGGAAGCATTGAATAAGAACCCGGATATGTTTTTATTTGGATATCCCGAAGGCAAAGCCTTTGGTGAAACATGGTGGCGGAAGCGATTTCTAAAGGCCATGGATAAAGCCGAGATCGATGTTGAATCGCGGCATCTGAAACCGCATTCATTCAGGCATACTCTCAACACGATACTCCGGGAGAGAATCAAAGACCCGGCGCTTGTCCGGGCGTATTTGGGCTGGACGAATGAACGGACGCAGGACGGGTATACGCACTTTCAAATAGAGCACCTGCAGAAAGAAGCGGAGGCTGTGGACGGGTTGTTTGGGTGATTAGCGTTATTCTGGTAAAGATATTGAATTTACTTCTTGGGGTATAATTGATGTAATACAAGGACTTGTGAAATATGCAAAATCATATAATTAGTGTGAAGATTGAACTCCTGATTATAGGCTTAATAATACAGTTTTTTTATTCGATAAATTTAATAAATATGAACTATTTAGATTTAGATCAACTAAATGAAGGATTGCCTACTCTTACATCAAATTGGGGCAGGTTCCTATCTGAAGCTGCTTTATTTTGCCTTACTCAAAATCAGCATACTAATAATGTTGATTTACATATTTTAGATCGACAAGATCAAATTTATAAAATAAGGTGGGGATTTACTCTTGATGATCGGGCTTCTTCAAGCTATGCTGATCACTCTGAAGCTACCGAGTATGGTGCTACTTGTATAGCTATTTTATTGGTAATAAATATAACAGATAATAAAACTATTGAAAGAGCCGTAAAAGGCAATGGATTTGATTATTGGGTTGGAAATGTAGATGATAACCAAAATTTACTTTTTCAAAGAAAAGCCCGGTTAGAAATATCTGGAATAATGAAAGGCAATGAATCAAATGTGAAATCCAGAACTAAAGAAAAAATAAATCAAACTGATATTTCAGATAATATGAAGATACCAGCATATATTTCTGTTATTGAATTTAGTAAACCAATGGCAAGCTTTGTAGAAAAATGAAAGAGTCAAACGATTTACATCAACAAGCTATGATACTCGCAGAGAAAGCCTTCTTTTTAAAATTTGAGAATAAAATAAAGGAAGCTATTGAATTTTTTAAACA
This genomic interval carries:
- the efp gene encoding elongation factor P, whose protein sequence is MIKAGNLSKGMFILAKDEPHYVAEREFVNPGKGSAFVRLKLKNLKTGAVIKQTIKSQEMVEDVEVSMRDAQYLYSDSDNYHFMDTETYEQNTIPVPNIEEKKYFLKEGDSYQLVLWENNPIDVVIPYKMEFAVIEAHEGLRGDTVSGATKVVTLETGLKVKVPLFIKQDDKIIINTETQEYVERAK
- a CDS encoding site-specific integrase, producing MAGIKKEPKLIKRTNREGWHFYYYDKAGVRKLVSTGETVRHKAEAMKREFLASLEKEKISIRLRDYAAHFFTAECPHRRRLRDEGKSVTARHNKNQRIWLENYIKKDPISNIFLNDLTRADVIDFRSRLKNKLGEKMNTLNKVMETLKVITNEALIREDMDRDPFKGIGPTKYEKIQAGIFTMEELNTLFVKNPPWQDIFDYTAFLIAATLGRRRGEILALRWQHVDLDEDKKGWMGVIHIHEAWKGGEEYGGTKTGVKLDIPLPRITAAAIAKLKEEALNKNPDMFLFGYPEGKAFGETWWRKRFLKAMDKAEIDVESRHLKPHSFRHTLNTILRERIKDPALVRAYLGWTNERTQDGYTHFQIEHLQKEAEAVDGLFG